The following proteins come from a genomic window of Sphingobium cloacae:
- the purN gene encoding phosphoribosylglycinamide formyltransferase, with protein sequence MTKAKVAILISGRGSNMAALLYAAKHPACPYEIVLVASNNPDAPGLILAAAEGVPTFAHSHKGMKRAEFDSLIDRELRKAGAEYVALAGYMRLLSPEFVAGWEGRMLNVHPSLLPKYKGLDTHQRAIDAGDNHGGCSIHIVTAELDDGPVLGQTTVAILPGDTADSLADRTLVAEHQLYPRVLADFVTRERDPDWLLDQVRQRALALPQSDEGLSHGMASFGIEKGKKFAYFTRDHHGDGITALLVKTSAPEEQAMLIESDPDLYYRPAYLGPAGWVGIRLDMGELDWDLVEDRLQRSWRTVAPKKLTALMDAADQF encoded by the coding sequence ATGACCAAGGCAAAAGTCGCCATTCTGATTTCCGGGCGCGGCTCGAACATGGCGGCATTGCTCTATGCGGCGAAGCACCCCGCCTGCCCTTATGAGATCGTGCTGGTCGCCTCCAACAACCCAGACGCGCCCGGCCTCATTCTCGCGGCGGCAGAAGGGGTGCCGACCTTTGCCCATAGCCATAAAGGCATGAAACGCGCGGAGTTCGATTCCCTCATCGACCGCGAGTTGCGCAAGGCTGGAGCGGAATATGTCGCGCTGGCGGGCTATATGCGCCTGCTCTCGCCGGAGTTCGTCGCGGGCTGGGAAGGCCGGATGCTCAACGTCCACCCGAGCCTGCTGCCGAAATATAAGGGGCTCGATACCCATCAACGCGCCATAGACGCGGGCGACAATCATGGCGGCTGCTCAATCCACATCGTCACGGCCGAACTGGATGACGGCCCGGTCCTCGGCCAGACCACGGTCGCGATCCTGCCCGGAGACACCGCCGACAGCCTCGCCGACCGCACGCTCGTTGCCGAGCATCAGCTTTATCCGCGCGTCCTCGCCGATTTCGTGACGCGCGAGCGCGATCCCGACTGGCTGCTCGACCAGGTGCGCCAGCGCGCCCTTGCACTCCCCCAGTCCGACGAGGGCCTGTCGCACGGGATGGCCAGCTTCGGCATCGAGAAGGGCAAGAAATTCGCCTATTTCACGCGCGATCATCATGGCGACGGGATCACCGCCCTGCTCGTCAAGACCAGCGCACCGGAGGAACAGGCGATGCTGATCGAAAGCGACCCGGACCTTTATTACCGGCCCGCCTATCTCGGTCCGGCAGGCTGGGTCGGCATCCGCCTCGATATGGGCGAACTGGACTGGGATCTGGTGGAAGATCGCCTCCAGCGAAGCTGGCGAACCGTCGCGCCGAAGAAGCTCACCGCGCTGATGGATGCCGCCGATCAGTTCTGA
- a CDS encoding Ppx/GppA family phosphatase produces MNSMLSRVREVAETMATSPQAATARTAIIDIGSNSVRLVVYDGPRRIPFTLFNEKVMAGLGASLGRTGRIEPDAMERGLRAVARFAHLCREMQVAQVRCVATAAVRDATNGPEFIARTQALGLKVELLSGAQEAIGAAHGVLSGIPGADGIVGDLGGGSLELARVRDGAVHQTVSLPLGVLRLPQIRAKGSKALERMLTKMLGKAGWPKEPGLPLYMVGGSWRALARFDMQATHFPLPVVHQYEMPAERAEQLTRIVSHIGKSRLKAIPAITGSRVPTLPDAAALLSVVVRQLKTGRLVVSAYGLREGLLFEDLPASLRAHDPLLVAAEAEGEAQARFRGHGDRIERWIAPLFGDDDAAARRIRRAACLLADVGWRANPDFRAERGMEIALHSNWVGVTTPERAMLAQALYSNFGGGTQVPAGLERLASPEALKRAMLWGLAIRLGQRLSGGIEGPLIASRLDRKGDVLELALRDGDRDLLGEAVERRLRQLAQAMVLEYRLMP; encoded by the coding sequence ATGAATTCCATGCTGAGCCGCGTGAGGGAAGTGGCCGAGACGATGGCGACTTCTCCGCAAGCCGCCACCGCGCGGACGGCGATCATCGATATCGGGTCCAACAGCGTGCGCCTGGTCGTCTATGACGGGCCGCGCCGCATCCCCTTCACCCTGTTCAATGAAAAGGTGATGGCGGGGCTGGGCGCGTCGCTGGGCAGGACCGGGCGGATCGAGCCGGACGCGATGGAGCGCGGATTGCGGGCCGTGGCGCGTTTCGCTCATCTGTGCCGGGAGATGCAGGTCGCGCAGGTGCGCTGCGTCGCCACGGCGGCGGTGCGCGATGCGACCAACGGCCCGGAGTTCATCGCGCGGACGCAGGCGCTGGGGCTGAAGGTCGAATTGCTGTCCGGCGCGCAGGAGGCGATCGGCGCGGCGCATGGCGTGCTGTCGGGCATCCCCGGCGCGGACGGCATCGTCGGCGATCTGGGCGGCGGCAGCCTGGAACTGGCGCGGGTGCGGGACGGCGCGGTGCACCAGACGGTGTCGCTGCCGCTGGGTGTGCTTCGCCTGCCGCAGATTCGCGCCAAGGGCTCCAAGGCGCTGGAGCGGATGCTGACCAAGATGCTGGGGAAGGCGGGCTGGCCGAAGGAGCCGGGTCTGCCCCTCTATATGGTGGGGGGATCGTGGCGCGCCCTGGCGCGGTTCGACATGCAGGCGACGCATTTCCCGCTGCCGGTGGTCCACCAATATGAAATGCCCGCGGAACGGGCCGAGCAACTGACGCGGATCGTGTCCCATATCGGCAAGTCGCGGCTCAAGGCGATTCCGGCCATCACCGGATCGCGCGTCCCGACGCTGCCGGATGCGGCGGCCTTGCTGTCGGTCGTGGTGCGCCAGTTGAAGACGGGCAGGCTGGTCGTGTCGGCTTACGGCCTGCGCGAAGGCTTGCTGTTCGAAGACCTGCCCGCTTCGCTGCGCGCGCATGACCCGTTGCTGGTCGCGGCGGAAGCGGAAGGGGAGGCGCAGGCGCGCTTTCGCGGGCATGGGGACAGGATAGAGCGCTGGATCGCGCCCCTGTTCGGTGACGACGATGCCGCCGCGCGCCGGATTCGCCGGGCCGCCTGCCTGCTGGCCGATGTCGGCTGGCGCGCCAATCCCGATTTCCGGGCGGAACGGGGCATGGAGATCGCCCTGCACAGCAATTGGGTGGGCGTCACCACGCCGGAACGGGCCATGCTGGCGCAGGCGCTCTACAGCAATTTCGGTGGCGGAACGCAGGTTCCGGCCGGACTGGAGCGCCTGGCTTCACCCGAAGCGCTGAAACGCGCGATGCTGTGGGGCCTTGCCATCCGTCTGGGGCAGAGGCTGTCGGGCGGCATTGAAGGCCCCCTGATCGCATCCCGTCTGGATCGGAAGGGGGATGTGCTGGAACTGGCGTTGCGCGACGGCGACCGGGACCTGCTGGGCGAGGCGGTCGAACGGCGGCTCCGCCAGTTGGCGCAGGCCATGGTCCTGGAATATCGCCTGATGCCCTGA
- the nadB gene encoding L-aspartate oxidase has product MPTTTHDVVIIGSGAAGLTAAINLAQDRKVVVLAKGALDGGSTNWAQGGIAAVLDAGDSFDAHVEDTMIAGAGLNNRETVEFVVSEAPAAIERLAALGVPFNAGEDFGGRWHLTREGGHSHRRIVHVDDATGHAVQVALLKAARANPNITLLEDLIAIDLITSRHGEKYSGDGHVWGVYALNKKTGHVDALLGKATILCTGGAGRTYLFSTAPRGATGDGIAMAWRAGCRVSNMEMNQFHPTCLYNLEVKNFLITEAVRGEGGHLKLPPGVPGGGERFMPRFDPRAELAPRDIVARAIDHEIKRLGLDYVHLDISHKPPEFVRHHFPTIYARLLDLDIDITKEPIPVVPAQHYTCGGVVIDLDGRTDLPGLYAAGEVTESGLHGANRLASNSLLECFVFGEAAAKHIRAHWDELPLPPPIRPWDESRVTNSDEEVIVQHNWKEIRRFMWDYVGIVRTTKRLERAQHRVALLAQEVDDYYGNFRVTPDLIELRNLLEVARLVVRSALHRKESRGLHYTLDYPDRLPQPVDTVLTP; this is encoded by the coding sequence ATGCCCACAACCACCCATGACGTCGTCATCATCGGCTCCGGCGCGGCGGGCCTGACCGCCGCGATCAACCTCGCGCAGGATCGAAAGGTCGTGGTATTGGCGAAGGGGGCGCTCGACGGCGGATCGACCAATTGGGCGCAGGGCGGCATCGCGGCCGTGCTCGATGCGGGCGACAGTTTCGACGCGCATGTCGAGGACACGATGATCGCGGGAGCGGGACTCAACAATCGCGAGACCGTGGAATTCGTCGTTTCCGAAGCGCCGGCCGCCATTGAGCGGCTCGCCGCGCTCGGCGTCCCCTTCAACGCGGGCGAGGATTTCGGCGGACGCTGGCACCTGACCCGCGAAGGCGGACACAGCCATCGCCGCATCGTCCATGTCGACGACGCCACCGGCCATGCGGTGCAGGTGGCGCTGCTGAAGGCCGCCCGCGCCAATCCCAACATCACACTGCTCGAAGACCTGATCGCCATCGACCTCATCACATCCCGCCATGGCGAGAAATATTCAGGCGACGGCCATGTCTGGGGCGTCTACGCCCTCAACAAGAAAACCGGCCATGTCGATGCGCTGCTGGGCAAGGCGACGATCCTGTGCACCGGCGGCGCGGGGCGCACCTATCTCTTTTCCACCGCCCCGCGCGGTGCGACGGGGGACGGCATCGCGATGGCATGGCGCGCGGGATGCCGCGTCTCCAACATGGAGATGAACCAGTTCCATCCGACCTGCCTCTACAATCTGGAGGTCAAGAATTTCCTCATCACCGAAGCCGTGCGCGGCGAAGGCGGGCATCTGAAGCTCCCGCCCGGCGTCCCCGGCGGCGGCGAACGTTTCATGCCCCGATTCGACCCCCGCGCCGAACTCGCCCCCCGCGACATCGTGGCGCGCGCCATCGACCATGAGATCAAGCGGCTCGGCCTCGATTATGTCCATCTCGACATCAGCCACAAGCCGCCGGAATTCGTGCGGCATCATTTTCCGACCATTTATGCGCGCCTTCTGGACCTCGACATCGACATCACGAAAGAGCCGATCCCCGTCGTCCCGGCGCAACATTACACCTGCGGCGGCGTCGTCATCGATCTGGACGGGCGCACCGACCTGCCCGGTCTCTATGCCGCAGGAGAGGTCACCGAAAGCGGGCTGCATGGCGCGAATCGCCTTGCCTCCAATTCGCTGCTCGAATGTTTCGTCTTTGGGGAAGCGGCGGCGAAGCATATCCGCGCCCATTGGGACGAACTGCCCCTGCCGCCGCCGATCCGCCCATGGGACGAAAGCCGCGTCACCAACAGCGACGAGGAAGTCATCGTCCAGCATAACTGGAAGGAAATCCGGCGCTTCATGTGGGATTATGTCGGCATCGTCCGCACCACCAAGCGGCTGGAGCGCGCGCAGCATCGCGTCGCCCTGCTGGCGCAGGAAGTCGACGATTATTACGGCAATTTCCGCGTGACGCCCGACCTTATCGAATTGCGCAACCTGCTGGAGGTCGCGCGGCTCGTCGTCCGGTCCGCCCTGCATCGGAAGGAAAGCCGGGGGCTGCACTATACGCTCGACTATCCCGACAGGCTGCCTCAGCCTGTCGACACGGTGCTGACGCCTTAA
- the purM gene encoding phosphoribosylformylglycinamidine cyclo-ligase yields the protein MSDNESYSYAKAGVDIAAGNALVRAIAPLAKSTRRPGANAELGGFGGFFDLKAAGYSDPLLVAANDGVGTKLKLAIDHDRHDGVGIDLVAMCANDLIVQGAEPLFFLDYYATGKLESSVAERVIAGIAEGCRQAGCALIGGETAEMPGMYADGDYDLAGFCVGAVERNEALTGNRVHPGNVLLGLASSGVHSNGYSLVRRLASDKGWKLHRPALFDNEVLLIDALMAPTRIYVRSLLPLVRAGKINALAHITGGGLLENIPRVLPEGCHAVVDADAWEQPRLMAFLQAQGHIEPGEMARTFNCGVGMVLAVDEDQAAAVAAALEAAGETVFRIGAVEPGEKGCTVRGSVETWSAKTDWKATHLG from the coding sequence ATGAGCGACAACGAATCCTACAGCTACGCCAAGGCTGGCGTCGATATCGCGGCGGGCAATGCGCTGGTCCGCGCCATCGCCCCTCTCGCCAAGTCCACCCGCCGTCCGGGCGCGAACGCGGAACTGGGCGGCTTCGGCGGCTTTTTCGACCTCAAGGCGGCGGGCTATAGCGATCCGCTGCTGGTCGCGGCCAATGACGGCGTCGGCACCAAGCTGAAGCTCGCGATCGACCATGACCGGCATGACGGCGTCGGCATCGACCTCGTCGCCATGTGCGCCAACGACCTGATCGTACAGGGCGCGGAGCCGTTGTTCTTCCTCGACTATTACGCCACCGGCAAGCTGGAGAGCAGCGTCGCCGAGCGCGTGATCGCGGGGATCGCCGAGGGCTGCCGTCAGGCGGGCTGCGCGCTCATCGGCGGCGAAACGGCCGAGATGCCGGGCATGTATGCCGATGGCGACTATGATCTCGCCGGTTTTTGCGTCGGCGCGGTGGAACGGAACGAGGCGCTCACCGGCAACCGGGTGCATCCGGGGAACGTGCTGCTGGGCCTTGCCTCGTCAGGCGTTCATTCGAACGGCTATTCGCTGGTCCGCCGCCTCGCTTCCGACAAGGGGTGGAAACTGCATCGGCCTGCCCTGTTCGATAATGAGGTGCTGCTGATCGACGCGCTGATGGCGCCGACGCGCATCTATGTGCGATCGCTGCTGCCGCTGGTGCGCGCGGGGAAGATCAACGCCCTTGCCCACATCACCGGCGGCGGCCTGCTGGAGAATATTCCCCGCGTGCTGCCTGAAGGCTGCCATGCTGTCGTCGACGCCGATGCATGGGAGCAGCCGCGCCTGATGGCCTTCCTGCAAGCGCAGGGCCATATCGAGCCGGGCGAAATGGCGCGCACCTTCAACTGCGGCGTGGGCATGGTGCTGGCAGTGGACGAAGACCAAGCCGCCGCCGTCGCCGCCGCCCTCGAAGCGGCGGGCGAAACCGTCTTCCGCATCGGCGCGGTCGAGCCGGGCGAGAAAGGCTGCACGGTCAGAGGCTCCGTCGAGACATGGAGCGCCAAAACCGACTGGAAAGCAACGCATCTGGGTTGA
- a CDS encoding P-loop NTPase family protein codes for MSQISLPFDWAGQGKGDHFLVSDANRIAVRHLESWRDWRLSVSILTGPRLSGRSTLARQFARMSGGTVIDDAQGQDEHRLFHAWNEAQTQCRPLLMIGQAPPAQWTVALPDLRSRLAAVSHVAIAEPDEPLARALIERGLASAGAYYAADLPDWLLRRIERSYAAIAAVTRLLDEAALSSGRKISVAMAKEALQGAGFLPILPPDPSH; via the coding sequence ATGAGCCAGATCAGCCTGCCGTTCGACTGGGCGGGCCAGGGGAAGGGTGATCATTTCCTGGTCAGCGACGCCAATCGCATCGCGGTCCGGCATCTGGAAAGCTGGCGCGACTGGCGCCTGTCGGTCAGCATACTCACCGGGCCGCGCCTGTCCGGCCGCTCAACGCTGGCGCGGCAGTTCGCCCGCATGAGCGGCGGCACGGTCATCGACGACGCGCAGGGGCAGGATGAACACCGCCTCTTCCACGCATGGAACGAGGCGCAGACCCAGTGCCGGCCCCTGTTGATGATCGGACAGGCCCCTCCCGCGCAATGGACGGTGGCATTGCCGGACCTGCGATCCCGTCTTGCCGCCGTGTCTCACGTGGCCATCGCGGAACCGGACGAACCGCTGGCCCGTGCCCTGATCGAGCGGGGGCTGGCATCGGCGGGCGCGTATTATGCGGCCGACCTGCCCGACTGGCTGCTGCGGCGGATCGAGCGAAGCTATGCCGCCATCGCGGCGGTCACGCGCCTGCTGGATGAAGCGGCTCTGTCATCCGGGCGTAAGATTTCCGTCGCAATGGCGAAAGAGGCTCTGCAAGGAGCCGGTTTTCTGCCTATATTGCCGCCCGACCCTTCCCACTGA
- a CDS encoding RNA degradosome polyphosphate kinase, translated as MAEADPSASLTLTGERYFNRELSWLAFNQRVLEEAMNRAHPLLERLRFLSISGANLDEFFSVRVAGLKGQQLQDVDMRSADGLTPAQQLAAITEETVRLMAAQQKVWGALHGELAQVGIEVIGPSSEIDALAEAWLREHFLTQIFPILTPQALDPAHPFPFIPNQGLSIVFDLERLSDRQPIRELVMIPSSLARFVRMPGEPARFMALEAVIRRFSADLFPGYRVRNSGVFRIIRDSDIEIEEEAEDLVRYFRSAIKRRRRGRVIRMEIEERIPEPVEEMLQDMLQGHEAIIAEVEGFVGIGDLSNIVDEDRPDLKFEPYAPRFPERIREYGGDCFAAIRAKDILVHHPYEAFDVVVSFLKQAASDPDVVAIKQTLYRAGKQSAIIRALIDAAEAGKSVTAVVELKARFDEEQNLMWADALERAGVQVVYGFIDWKTHAKVSMVVRREGEQFRTYCHFGTGNYHPITARIYTDLSFFTADPAYGRDAAALFNYITGYVEPQQLEKLVMSPRDLRNRLCALIEAEIEHVRAGRPGTIWAKMNSLVDPAIIEKLYAASNAGVEIDLIVRGICCLRPGVPGMSENIRVKSVVGRFLEHSRITVFGNGKTLPNNGAKVFISSADWMPRNFDRRVEFLAPIENPTVHDQILDQVMVANLIDTEQSWELASDGHYRRVDPGDRPFNLHRYFMTNPSLSGRGAALDSEAVPTLRLRGRAG; from the coding sequence GTGGCCGAAGCTGATCCCTCCGCCAGCCTGACATTGACGGGCGAACGCTATTTCAACCGGGAACTGAGCTGGCTGGCTTTCAATCAGCGAGTGCTGGAAGAGGCGATGAACCGGGCGCACCCCTTGCTGGAGCGCCTGCGTTTCCTGTCGATCTCCGGTGCGAATCTGGACGAGTTCTTCAGCGTGCGCGTCGCGGGCCTCAAGGGCCAGCAGTTGCAGGACGTGGACATGCGTTCCGCCGACGGACTGACCCCGGCGCAGCAACTGGCCGCGATCACCGAGGAAACGGTGCGGCTGATGGCGGCGCAACAGAAGGTGTGGGGTGCGCTGCACGGCGAACTGGCGCAGGTGGGTATAGAGGTGATTGGCCCGTCCAGTGAGATCGACGCGCTGGCCGAAGCCTGGCTGCGCGAGCATTTCCTGACGCAGATATTCCCGATTTTGACGCCGCAGGCGCTGGACCCGGCGCATCCTTTCCCCTTCATTCCCAATCAGGGCCTGTCGATCGTCTTCGACCTCGAACGCCTGTCGGACAGGCAGCCGATCCGCGAACTGGTGATGATCCCTTCCTCGCTGGCCCGTTTCGTCCGGATGCCGGGGGAGCCGGCGCGCTTCATGGCGCTGGAGGCAGTGATCCGGCGCTTTTCGGCGGACCTCTTTCCCGGCTATCGCGTCCGCAACAGCGGCGTGTTCCGCATCATCCGAGACAGCGACATCGAGATAGAGGAAGAGGCGGAGGATCTGGTCCGCTATTTCCGCAGCGCCATCAAGCGCCGCCGCCGGGGTCGGGTGATCCGCATGGAGATCGAGGAGCGCATCCCCGAACCGGTGGAAGAGATGTTGCAGGACATGCTCCAGGGGCATGAGGCGATCATCGCGGAGGTTGAGGGTTTCGTCGGCATCGGCGACCTGTCGAACATCGTGGACGAGGACCGGCCCGACCTGAAGTTCGAGCCTTATGCGCCGCGATTCCCCGAACGAATCAGAGAATATGGCGGGGATTGCTTTGCGGCGATCCGGGCCAAGGATATTCTGGTTCACCATCCCTATGAAGCGTTCGACGTGGTTGTTTCGTTCCTGAAACAAGCGGCCTCGGACCCGGATGTCGTGGCGATCAAGCAGACGCTGTACCGCGCGGGCAAGCAGTCGGCGATCATCCGCGCGCTGATCGACGCGGCGGAAGCGGGCAAGTCGGTCACGGCCGTCGTGGAATTGAAGGCCCGCTTCGACGAGGAGCAGAACCTGATGTGGGCCGACGCGCTGGAACGCGCGGGCGTGCAGGTGGTCTATGGCTTCATCGACTGGAAGACCCACGCCAAGGTGTCGATGGTCGTCCGGCGCGAGGGCGAGCAGTTCCGCACCTACTGCCATTTCGGAACAGGCAATTATCACCCGATTACCGCGCGAATCTACACCGATTTGAGCTTTTTCACCGCCGATCCGGCCTATGGGCGCGATGCGGCGGCGCTGTTCAACTACATCACCGGCTATGTCGAGCCGCAGCAGCTGGAGAAGCTGGTGATGTCGCCGCGCGACCTGCGCAATCGCCTCTGCGCATTGATCGAGGCGGAGATCGAGCATGTCCGCGCCGGACGGCCCGGCACCATCTGGGCGAAGATGAACTCGCTGGTCGATCCCGCGATCATCGAAAAACTCTATGCCGCCAGCAATGCGGGGGTGGAGATCGACCTCATCGTGCGGGGCATTTGCTGCCTGCGCCCCGGCGTCCCGGGCATGTCGGAGAATATCCGCGTCAAATCGGTGGTCGGCCGCTTCCTGGAGCATAGCCGCATCACCGTGTTCGGCAACGGCAAGACGCTGCCCAATAACGGCGCGAAGGTCTTCATCAGCTCGGCCGACTGGATGCCGCGCAATTTCGACAGGCGCGTGGAATTCCTCGCGCCCATCGAGAATCCGACGGTGCACGACCAGATCCTCGACCAGGTGATGGTCGCCAACCTGATCGACACCGAACAAAGCTGGGAACTGGCGAGCGACGGCCATTACCGGCGGGTCGATCCGGGCGACCGGCCGTTCAACCTGCATCGTTATTTCATGACCAACCCGTCGCTGTCGGGGCGCGGCGCGGCGCTAGACAGCGAGGCGGTGCCGACGCTGCGCCTGCGCGGACGGGCGGGCTGA
- a CDS encoding ABC transporter ATP-binding protein has protein sequence MTDRPSQPAIQITDLCKVYAGGKRALDNISLTIPRGQIYGLLGPNGAGKSTTINILAGLVNKTSGSASIWGFDIDLNPRNAKNSIGIVPQEIVFDPFFTPFETLENQAGYYGVPKDRRRSMELLRAVHLDDKANAYARTLSGGMKRRLLVAKAMVHSPPILVLDEPTAGVDVQLRQQLWAYVRELNAQGVTIVLTTHYLEEAEELCDRIGIINHGRLITDKPTRELIAMAQEKVVQVTVDRDIIAAPDAPCFEKVELSGDRTLTITYMKDRANAGQVLSAVQESGLAIVDVVTRDPDLEDVFLNLTAAA, from the coding sequence ATGACCGACCGACCGTCCCAGCCCGCCATCCAGATCACCGATCTTTGCAAAGTCTATGCGGGCGGCAAGCGCGCGCTGGACAATATCTCCCTCACTATCCCGCGCGGGCAGATCTACGGCCTGCTGGGACCGAATGGCGCGGGCAAGTCGACCACGATCAACATTCTCGCGGGGTTGGTCAACAAAACCAGCGGATCGGCCAGCATCTGGGGTTTCGACATCGACCTGAATCCCCGCAACGCCAAGAACAGCATCGGCATCGTCCCGCAGGAGATCGTCTTCGACCCCTTCTTCACACCCTTCGAGACGCTGGAGAATCAGGCGGGCTATTATGGCGTGCCGAAGGATCGCCGCCGGTCGATGGAATTGCTGCGCGCCGTCCATCTGGACGACAAGGCAAACGCCTATGCCCGCACCTTGTCGGGCGGGATGAAGCGCCGCCTGCTGGTGGCGAAGGCGATGGTCCATTCCCCACCCATCCTGGTGCTGGACGAACCGACCGCAGGCGTGGACGTGCAGCTTCGCCAGCAACTCTGGGCCTATGTCCGCGAGTTGAACGCGCAGGGCGTCACCATCGTGCTCACCACGCATTATCTGGAGGAAGCCGAGGAGCTTTGCGACCGGATCGGCATCATCAACCATGGCCGCCTCATCACCGACAAGCCGACCCGCGAACTCATCGCCATGGCGCAGGAGAAGGTCGTGCAGGTGACGGTGGACCGCGACATCATCGCCGCGCCTGACGCCCCGTGCTTCGAAAAGGTCGAACTGTCGGGCGACCGCACCCTGACGATCACCTATATGAAAGACCGGGCGAATGCGGGACAAGTGCTTTCCGCCGTGCAGGAAAGCGGCCTTGCCATCGTCGACGTGGTGACGCGCGACCCTGATCTGGAGGACGTGTTCCTCAATCTCACGGCGGCGGCCTGA
- a CDS encoding heavy-metal-associated domain-containing protein produces the protein MGCRLAYRANPAKRARVSLNLALRRWTISPQRLLSFLSRPAQIAGAIALGLAAAALFAQMEGERGVPPIASGGDYEVRDVKVDVFAKDADSARKAGWRLAQRQAWKMLWARTHGGAGAPGLSDSQLEGMISGIEIEYEQIGPTRYVATLGVLFDRSRTGQLLGVSGNVRRSPPLLVIPILWDGGSAVSYERINAWQEAWARYRTGDSAIDYVRVAGSVADPILLNAGQTGRRGRLWWRVLLDQYGAADVVIPIARLDRQWPGGPVLGTFTARYGPDDSLIGSFSLRASSESAIPKMLDEAARRIDGLYITALNDGRLRPDPSLIIEEPVDPEALAIENAADLPVETFEAPPEAGVATFSVQFDTPDVGSVSQGESMMRSIPGVRSASTSSLALGGTSVMQVNFVGGVDALRSALQAKGYGVAVSGNTIRIRRAAAPAAGAASAP, from the coding sequence ATGGGTTGCCGCTTGGCATATCGGGCAAATCCCGCCAAAAGGGCGCGCGTGAGCCTCAACCTTGCCCTTCGCCGCTGGACGATATCTCCCCAGCGCCTGCTTTCTTTCCTGTCGCGCCCCGCGCAGATCGCGGGCGCCATCGCCCTTGGCCTCGCCGCGGCGGCGCTGTTCGCGCAGATGGAAGGGGAACGCGGCGTCCCGCCCATCGCCAGCGGCGGCGATTATGAAGTGCGGGACGTCAAGGTGGATGTCTTCGCCAAGGATGCCGACAGTGCCCGCAAGGCGGGCTGGCGGCTGGCGCAGCGGCAGGCGTGGAAGATGCTGTGGGCGCGCACCCATGGTGGCGCGGGCGCGCCGGGCCTCTCCGATTCGCAACTGGAAGGCATGATCTCGGGCATCGAGATCGAATATGAGCAGATCGGTCCGACGCGCTATGTCGCGACTCTGGGCGTGCTGTTCGACCGGTCGCGCACCGGGCAGCTTCTGGGCGTGAGCGGCAATGTCAGACGATCCCCGCCATTGCTGGTGATCCCGATATTGTGGGACGGCGGATCGGCCGTCTCCTATGAGCGGATCAATGCGTGGCAGGAAGCATGGGCGCGTTATCGTACCGGGGACAGCGCCATCGACTATGTGCGCGTCGCGGGATCGGTGGCCGATCCGATCCTCTTGAACGCCGGACAGACCGGAAGGCGCGGGCGGTTGTGGTGGCGCGTGTTGCTGGACCAATATGGGGCGGCGGACGTGGTGATCCCCATCGCCCGGCTGGATCGGCAATGGCCGGGCGGGCCGGTGCTGGGCACCTTCACGGCGCGTTATGGTCCCGACGACAGCCTGATCGGCAGCTTCTCGCTCCGCGCCTCCAGCGAGAGCGCGATTCCGAAGATGTTGGATGAAGCCGCGCGGCGGATCGACGGGCTTTATATTACGGCGTTGAATGACGGTCGCCTGCGGCCCGACCCGTCGCTCATCATCGAAGAACCGGTGGACCCCGAGGCACTGGCGATCGAAAATGCCGCCGACCTGCCGGTCGAGACCTTCGAGGCTCCGCCCGAAGCGGGCGTGGCTACCTTCTCGGTACAGTTCGACACGCCGGACGTGGGATCGGTATCGCAAGGCGAATCGATGATGCGCTCGATACCGGGCGTGCGGTCCGCATCGACCAGCAGCCTGGCCTTGGGCGGGACTTCGGTGATGCAGGTCAATTTCGTCGGCGGCGTCGATGCCTTGCGTTCGGCCTTGCAGGCAAAGGGTTATGGCGTCGCGGTGTCGGGCAACACGATCCGCATCCGCCGCGCCGCCGCGCCCGCCGCCGGAGCCGCCAGCGCCCCATGA